The sequence TCACTGCCCACAAAAACAGCGGTATCGGTCACAGCCGGTGATGACCTTATGGTACTATCGGCTTCGAACTCCCAGATTCGCTGGTGCTTCTCCAGGTCTACAGCTACCAGCCGGTTGTCCGAGCCTGCGTACAGGGTACCGTTGGCTATCGCCGGAGATGAACTGCCGGTGCCGCCAATCTTGATACCCCAGAGAAAACCGGACTGGGGTGGTGGTTGGGGTATTCCGGGAATACCCATCAGCCAAAGCTGCGTCCAGTGGGGTTTAAGGGCGTGTTCGTGTGGCCAGCTCCGGGCGTACCCGTCAACGGCAAATAGCGAGCCATCGGAATGGATAAAGTATACGGTACTCCCGTTTACCACCGGAGAAGAATAGACCGGATAATGTGACAGAAAGCGCAGCCGGAACCGGCCGTCCCTGGTGTCCAGAGCATAGCTGAAGTCACTTCCTGTCCCGGCGTAGAGGATGCCGTTGGCTACTACCGGAGATGATTTCACGATGCCTCTGGTCCTGTAGTCCCATATTTTGGTTCCGTCTTTGCTATCCAGGGCATAGAGATAATAATCATCCCCGCCAAAATAAACGACCCCGTTGGCTACCGCCGCGGCTGATGTTATCGCGTATTGTGTCTTGAAGTCCCAGAGTTTTTTACCGGTACCAGCATCGAGTGCATATAGTTTGCTGTCGTTTGAACCGAAATAGACGACACCGTCAGCGACTACCGGCGAGGAATCGACCCAGCTGTCCGTGGTGAACTCCCAGCGTTTAGCGCCGGTATTTGCGTCCAGAGCGTAGAGCTTGTTGTCTCTGGAACCGATATAGACGGTGCCGTTGGCTACTGCCGGTGAGGAGTGTACGGCGCCACCGGTGGGAAAGACCCATTTTATCTCGCCCCGGGGTAGAATACCATTTGAGTTGGCGTTACCGGAGCGCCCCAGGTCATGCTGGAACATAGCCCATTGACCGGTCACCGAGCTGGAATTGACGCTTTGAGGGGGCTTTGAGATCTTGTCAGTTAACGAGTAGAAACCGAGGAAAACGCCAACAGCCAGGATGATGGGAGGGGTAAGAATGAGAGCGATTAGCTTGATTAATTTTTTGCGCTTGAGACGGGCTAACCTTCCTTTAGACACTTCCCGGGCTTTCTGGAAGGAGAATGCCGGGGTATCACGGAGTACGGCTCCCCAGCAATGTTCGCAGAGCCATGTCCCGGCGGGGTTAGGCTGATGGCACACGGGGCAGATAACCCAGTTCCCTGCGGTCTCAGTTGAATCCCGGGCTGGCTCCGGATCCTGGTTGGAGATATTCTTTGCGATGGGGTTGTCCCCGTTCATAGCGATGCGTTTCTGGATAAAGACAAGGAAGCCTCATCACTGAGGCTTTGAGAGGACTGCCTTTGCTACCCAACCTTCCCTTTTATTGACAAAGGGCTTCCTCAGTTCATGTCTTGGGGAAGCCCGAAGCGGTTTGACTTGATAACTTAAGTATCCTCAGAGATCAGCTTACACAATCTCGAGGATGGCTCTGGTGCCTGTTTTGGCTGCTTTTACCCGTACCAGTGTGCGCATAGCTTCAGCGATACGGCCTTGTTTACCGATAACTCTACCTTTATCATCGTCAGCAACCTGCAGCTTGAGTGTTATACCCTGTTCAGTAGTTTCTTCAGTAACCACAACATCATCGGGTGAATTGACAATCGATTTGGCGATGTATTCAACTAGCTCTTTCATGTTTTCTCCTTGATGGTTTTGAACTTCTCCAGGATGTTGGTTTTGGTCAGTAATCTGGCAGCAGTAGCCGTTGGTTGGGCACCCTGTCCGAGCCAGTATAGAGCTTGTTCTTCGTTGATAACGACTGTCTCCGGGTCAGTTAATGGATTGTAATGGCCGATGATGCTGATGAACGCCCCGTCACGGGGGGCTCGGGAATCGGCTACCACCAGCCGATAGCTTGGTCTGTTCCGGGCTCCTGTTCTGCGTAGTCTAATTTTTACCATCTTCGTTCTAGGATAGTATGCGCTATAAATAGTTGGCTGTCAATAGCGCGCCGCAGCGCTGCCTGATTCAACAGCGGAAAGACTGCAATACACCATCCCCTAGTCTGGCCGTGGGGAGATTGCCAGTACCGGTAAGCCGGATTCACGGATAACCTCGTCAGTGGTGCTGCCCAGGATAGCTCTCTTGATGCCACTCTTGCCATGGGTCATCATCACCACCAGCCCCACGTTTTCCTGGTGGCAAAACTGTACGATAGCCTTGCCCGGAACTCCCGCCACAACGTGGATGGAACTCTTGACGCCCCGAGCGGTTACCTGCTCGAGCTTCGTCTTCAGGTATCGCCTGGCGGTCTCGACATTCCTTTTATCTTTTAAGTGCGCTGTGTCTTTGGCAATCTCGCTGACCTCCGCGCTCAGTGATATCGGGTGTTCAGGGGTTGCCGCGGTTATCACCCGTATCAGAACCACCTCCGCACTGAAGCGTTTTGCTATCTCGATGGCGTAGTCAAGCGCCTGCCCGCCAAACCGCGTCCCGTCCAGGCAAACAAGAACT is a genomic window of Dehalococcoidales bacterium containing:
- a CDS encoding PQQ-binding-like beta-propeller repeat protein, with protein sequence MNGDNPIAKNISNQDPEPARDSTETAGNWVICPVCHQPNPAGTWLCEHCWGAVLRDTPAFSFQKAREVSKGRLARLKRKKLIKLIALILTPPIILAVGVFLGFYSLTDKISKPPQSVNSSSVTGQWAMFQHDLGRSGNANSNGILPRGEIKWVFPTGGAVHSSPAVANGTVYIGSRDNKLYALDANTGAKRWEFTTDSWVDSSPVVADGVVYFGSNDSKLYALDAGTGKKLWDFKTQYAITSAAAVANGVVYFGGDDYYLYALDSKDGTKIWDYRTRGIVKSSPVVANGILYAGTGSDFSYALDTRDGRFRLRFLSHYPVYSSPVVNGSTVYFIHSDGSLFAVDGYARSWPHEHALKPHWTQLWLMGIPGIPQPPPQSGFLWGIKIGGTGSSSPAIANGTLYAGSDNRLVAVDLEKHQRIWEFEADSTIRSSPAVTDTAVFVGSEGGIFYAIDAASGEKLWDIPFANQIVSSPAVVNGTIYIASYDGNVYAIE
- a CDS encoding KH domain-containing protein; protein product: MKELVEYIAKSIVNSPDDVVVTEETTEQGITLKLQVADDDKGRVIGKQGRIAEAMRTLVRVKAAKTGTRAILEIV
- the rpsP gene encoding 30S ribosomal protein S16, whose protein sequence is MVKIRLRRTGARNRPSYRLVVADSRAPRDGAFISIIGHYNPLTDPETVVINEEQALYWLGQGAQPTATAARLLTKTNILEKFKTIKEKT
- a CDS encoding universal stress protein, producing the protein MFERVLVCLDGTRFGGQALDYAIEIAKRFSAEVVLIRVITAATPEHPISLSAEVSEIAKDTAHLKDKRNVETARRYLKTKLEQVTARGVKSSIHVVAGVPGKAIVQFCHQENVGLVVMMTHGKSGIKRAILGSTTDEVIRESGLPVLAISPRPD